From the genome of Pseudomonas sihuiensis:
CAGCACATCGAGGTACACCTCGACGGTGCGCAGGGCCAGGCTTTCGGACGTACCGAGCAGGCGGTAGGCACGGGAGTTGACCACCGCCTGAGTGCGCGCCACCTCGTTGGGCGTGTTGAACCCGTCGAACAGCATCTGCCGCAGCCGCAGTTCGGCATCGCGGTAGTTCAGGGTCTCCTTGTTGTGATCGCCAAGCGCCCGTGTACTGGGGCTGTCAGTACGTTCCCGGCCATAACCGACCAGCAGATCGACGGTGGGCAGGTAGCCGCCCTTGGCGAATTTCACGTCTTCATCCGATGAGAGTCGGCTATTGGCGGCAGCGTGGATTTCCGGGTGATTGTCCAAGGTGCTCTGAATCGCTTCCGAAAGATTCATGGCTTGCGCCTGACTGCAAACAGTCGCCAAAAGCATGGCGCTCCATAGCGGGGTTAGGGTGCGCATTGGCGTTTCTCCTGACTGATGTTCTTATCCTGTCGCCATAAAACTGGCGTTTTTGCCTGTAAAACCGTTTCAGGCTTGTAACATCAGAGCTAAGAACAACTTTTGGAGAACCTAAGATGTTTTTTTCACAACCTATATTCAGAAAAAATCTTATGAACTCTGCGAAAAGCAGCACATTGTTTGAACCTGTGAGCTGCGCAAGTCCTCATTTTCCGTGGGTTGCGCAGCTGAAATGGGTTGTCAGGCATCACAGGGCGGGGATTCATCTGATGGAGTAGTTCGACGCAGGTTGTAGTGACATTTTTTTGTCATTAGCGTTTTTTGGATTTTGCGCCGTTCCATTTCAATCAGCTGTCTTGGGTTTCTCCTCGGCTTCGAAAAGGTGTTCTGACCCTTTCGGTAGGTACGTGTCGGCGGTGGTCGGCAGCCGTAGTGAGGATGGAATCATGGCTACTCTTATTGGTGTCGTCAGTCAGGTTGTCGGCGAAGTGTTCGCGGTAGCGAGCGATGGATCGCGCCGGCCGATCAGCGAAGGGGACCGGGTCTACGCGGGCGAGCAACTGGTAACCGGCGCTTCGGGCGCGGTGGCCATTGCAATGACCAACGGCCAGCAACTGACGCTTGGGCGCGACAGCAGCATGACGCTTGACGCGCAGATGCTTGCCTACCGCGGCGAATCGCAGCCCCCGGTCGCTGAAACACCTCCCGCCACCCCCAGCGATGCCGACCTCACCGATGTCGAGCGCTTGCAGGCCGCGATCGAAGCCGGTGTCGACCCGACTCTGGAGGGCGAAGCTACTGCCGCTGGGCCGGGTGCTGGCGCTGGCGGAGCGGGTGGCGTAGGGGGCGGGCATTCCTTCGTGCTGCTCGATGAGGTCGGTGGTGCGCTGGATCCGGTGATCGGTTTTCCCACTGAAGGCCTACCCGGTGGACCGGAGTTTCCGGAGGGTGAACCCATCGCTGCCGACGATGCCGTGCCTGCGGTAGATGGCATTCCCACGGGTGGCACAGCCTCCAATGCGGTGGACGAGGATGGCCTGCCTGACGGCATCGTGGGCGGAGTGAACGATCTGGATGGCGAGGCGACGCTGGTCACCGGGGTTCTGGGCTACAGCTTCGGGCCGGACGGGCCGGGCACCTTCACCTGGTCGACTGCCGGTCTGGCGGATCTGGGTATCTCTTCGGGTGGTGTACCGCTGACCTATCAGGTCAGCGCCGACGGTCTTCTCCTGACCGCCTTTGCCGGAGAGTCTGTGGTATTCGAGGTGCTGGTCACCGACCTGTTGACCGGTGCTTATCAGTTCGAGCTCTTCGCTCCGCTGGATCATGCCGCGCCGCCCTTGGGTGAAAGCGACGAGAACGACATCCTCTATCTGTTCAACTACACCATCACCGACGGTAACGGCACCCCGGCAAGTGGCAGTTTGAGCATTCTGATCGACGACGACAGTCCTGAATTGGTCGAGGGTGAGCGTCCGGTCGTCGGAGGCCTGGTGCACGAGGATGCCCTGACGGATATCGGTAACGCCGAGCCCGGCAACCTGCCTGCGCAAACCCATCAGCTGATTGGCGATCCGGGGGCACTGGATGCGCTGGTCAACTTCGGGGCTGATGGGCGCGGTGGCTTCCAGCTGAGTACTGACCCTGAGGCATTGAGCGATCTGCAGGCATTGGCCCTGACTTCGGGTAAGGAGCCGTTGGTCTATTCCGTCGAGGTCTCGGACGATGGCAGCACGAGCACCCTGATAGCGACAGCGGGTGGCGTGCCGGTATTCACGTTGGTGGTGACCAGCGATGGTGGGTATGTCTTCACCCTGTCGGGGCCGATCGATCATCCACGCAAGGATGGAGATGACAGCGAGCTGTTGGGCGACAAGGATCTCGCGCTGGACTTCTCCAAGCTGCTGATCGCCACCGACTACGATGGTGACGCGGTGCCAGGCGGCTTCAACCCTGGCAGCTTCGTGATCGATGTGGAAGATGATGTGCCCGTGTTGGTGGAAGACGGGGTCAAACACTGCCTGACCATCACGTATCAGGGCGGTGATGCCTCGTACCTCAACAGCTACGGCTATTACATCAAAGGCCCCGATGGTGAGCCGATTAGCGGTCAGATCATCTGGGGCGACACCAGCGGCCTGGCTGAGGGAGACTCGATCACCCTTCATGGCCTCGACCCGAGCCAGGTTGGTTTCTTCATCATTCCCAATGGGGGGTTGAACGGTGCTGCCAGTAACACCGAGGTAACCTTCCAGATTGTGGATGGACAGTGGAAGGCCTTCATCGGCGATACACCCATCGATGGGGCCGGTGGCGCTCACGTTCTGTTCAGCGACCCAACGCTGAATCCCGGTGGCAAGTCCCATGTTGACGACAATACCGCGCCGGGCAACCAGAACTGGGAGGATGTCAACGACGGCAACAGTGACAACGACTACAACGACGTCAACATCCAGGTGGCATGGACCACCAAGGCGCCCGTTGGCGGCACCGTGCACGAAGACCAACTGGAGACGCCTTATCCCGGTAATCCTGAAGCTGGTCAGCGCCTGGTGATCAGCACGGAGGGTGGCGCTGGTAGTTTGATGGCGCTGGTGTCCTTCGGGGCTGACGGCCCGGGTGTATTCGGTCTGGTAAGCAGCGATACGGTGGCAGAGGTACTGGGTGCCCAGGGCCTGACTTCTGGAGGTCAGCCGCTGCTCTACAGCATCACCACGACCACGGATCTTGACGGCAACCTGCTGAGCACCACGCTAACTGCGACAGCTGCCGCTGAGGTTGGCGGCTATTCTGTATTCACCCTGGTAATCAACGCCGATGGCAGCTTCAGCTTCGAGTTGCAGGGACCGATCGACCATCCTCGCGACGATGGCGACGATAACGAGCTGTGGTCGAGCGAAGGCGGTATCGGCCTCGACTTCACTCAGCTGTTCACCGCTACTGATGGCGACGGCGACCCACTACAACTGCCCGAAGGCGCGAAAGGCCTGTTCGTCATCAATATTCAGGATGACGTGCCGTTGCCGGCCCAGCCCAATCCGCAGCAGCCGGTGGTTGGCGGGTTGGTACATGAAGATGCCCTGGGTACCGGCAATGCCGAGCCCGGCAGTGAGCCTGAACAGACCCTCACGGTTGAGGGGGGTATCGGCACTTTGGATGTACTGGTCAACTTCGGCGCCGATGGTCGTGGTGGTTTCCACCTGAGCCAGGAGCCCAGTGCGCTGTCAGGACTGCAGGCACTTGGCTTGAGCTCCGGCGGTGTTGCGCTGTTCTACGTCGTCTCTACGGATGGCACTACGCTCACCGCGACGGCTGGTAACGGTGGCAGCGAGGTCTTTAGCCTCGTGGTGAATAGCGATGGTAGCTACCTGTTCACGCTCAAGGGCGCGTTGGACCATGAGGAGGAGGATGGTGTCGACTCCGAAACCCTTGGCGACAACAGCCTGGCGCTGGATTTCTCTGGCCTACTGATCGCCACCGATCGTGATGGTGATCCGATCGCCGATGGTTTTGCCAGCGGTAGCTTTGTCATCGACGTCGAGGATGATGTGCCGACCTTGAAACCTGTCGATCCGCAGCAGCCTGCGCTCGGCGGTACGGTGCACGAAGATCTTTTGACCAGCCCGAACTCCGGCAACCCGGATGGCGGTACTCAAACGCTGGTAGTCAGCACCGAGGGTGGTGCCGGTACATTGGCTTCGCTGGTCTCTTTTGGCGCGGATGGTCCCGGTGCTTTCGGGTTGGTCAACAGCGGTGACGCCACTGCGTTGCTTGACGCTCAGGGGCTGACCTCGGGCGGAGAAAGTCTGCTCTATGACGTGGTTGAGACCCGCGTCGACGGCAAGCTTGTCAGTACCACCTTGACAGCGGTTTCCGCCGACAGCCTGGGCAACTACTCGGTGTTTACATTGACGGTAAATGCCGATGGTAGTTTCCACTTCGAACTGCAGGGCCCGATAGACCATCCCGAGCAGAGCGACAACGACAGTGAGCTGTGGTCTTCCGATGGCGTATTCGGTATCGACTTCACTCAGCTGTTTACCGCCACCGATGGTGACGGTGACCCGCTGCAACTGCCGGAGGGCACCAGCGGCCTGTTCGTCATCAATATTGAAGACGATGTGCCTGAGCTGGTCGTCAGCGAGCCGGACTACTGCCTGACGCTGACCTATAAAGGCGGCGATGCGGCGATGTTCAATAGCTACGGCTATTACATCAAGAACGCAGATGGTACGCCGGCCAGCGGCGAGATCATCTGGAGCAATACACGTTTCCTTGGGGTTGGTACTACCACCACCTTGGAAGGGCTCAATCCCGATAGCGTCGGCTTTTTCATCATTCCCAATGGCGCCTTCAATGGTGTCAGTAACGGTACCGAGGTCACGTTCCAACTGGTCGATGGACAGTGGCAGGCCTTTGTCGGCGGTAGCGCACTCAATGGTGCCGGCGGCGCGCAGGTTGTCTTCGACAACCCGGCGCTCAACCCCAATGGCAAATCCCATGTCGAGGACAACGCCGCGCCCGGCAACCAGAACTGGGAGGATATCAACAGCGCCAGCGCCAGCGATAACGACTACAACGATGTCAATATCCAGGCCACCTGGACGGTCAAGACGCCTGCACCGGTAGGCGGTACGGTACATGAGGACAAGCTGACCGATCCCCATCAGGGCAACCCGGATGGTCCTGGCCAGACGTTGGTGATCAGCACTGCGACGGGCGCGGCCAGTTTGCTCTCGCTGGTTGCCTTCGGTGCCGATGGGCCCGGCGATTTCAGCCTGGTGGAGGAGGGTAGCGCCGCCGAGTTGCTGAACGCCCAGGGGCTGACGTCCGGCGGTGAGCCGCTCGACTACAAGGTCACCCAGGAGCTCGATGACGATGGCAATCTGGTCAGCACCACGCTTATTGCGACGGGCACGGCTGCAGGCGGTTATCCGGTATTCACCCTGGTGGTGGAGGCTAACGGTGACTTCACCTTTAGTCTGCAGGGGCCAATCGACCATCCGCTGAAAAATGGTGACGATAACGAGCTCTGGTCGTCGGACGGTGCCTTTGGCATCGACTTCACCCAGTTGCTGGCGATCACCGATGGCGATGGCGACCCGCTGCAGATGCCGCAGGGGGCTGGCGGCCTGTTCGTGATCAATATCGAGGACGATGTGCCGACCCTGAGTCTAGGGGTCAATAAGCAAGCGTTGGTTCAGCTGGAAGTGGCGCTGGACGAAACCCGTGGCAATCATGATCGTTACGCCACCAACGATAACCAGAGCCAGGGCTACGTGAACGACGACAATGGCGCGTTGGCCAAGGTCACCACTGAGCTTGCTGGCGGCTTGACCTCGCTGTTCACCATCGGTGGGGCAGCCGGGGCTGATGGCGAGGCTTCGCTCAGCGGTACGCTGAGCTTCTCCGGGGTGCCGCCCCAGGGGCTGACCACCACCTTGTCGGCCACCAATGGCGGTGCCATCCGTCTGTTCGTCGACCCGGCCAACAGCCAGGTGGTCAGAGGTGTCGATGCCACTGGCGATACGGTCTTCACCATCGCCATCGTCACTGTCGATGGGCAACCGCAACTGCAGACCACGCTGTTCGAAGCGATCCGTCATCCGGACAACGATCAGCGCTTTGACGAGGCGGTCGATCTGTTGATCAAACACCAGGGCTCGTTGCAGCTGCAGTATCAGGTTACCCGTGTCGACGGTGATGGTGACGCGGTGACCCGTACCGCGAAGGTCGAGCTTGCTGGCGGCAATTCGTCCTACTTCTCCTTCCAGGACGACGGCCCGAAAATCATCAAGTTCGAGCTGGGTCACAGCGTCAAGCTATACGTCGACGAATCCGTTGGCAAAGGTGGTTCCAGCCAGAACGAACCCGGCCAGGCGGCGCCGAATGACGAGCAGGGCCACGGCAATGTGCTGGGTTACGCCCGGATCAATGGCGAGAAGCTGTTCAAGCTGATCGCCGATGGTGGTTCGGATGGCCTGGACAGTGGCCGTACCCGCTTCTCCCTGACCCTTGCCAGCAATGGCGTGGACTCCGGGCTGAATGCCACGGCCGGTGGCGACATCCTGCTGTACAAGGAGGCCGATGGCAGCATCCTGGGTAAAGCCAACGGCGTTACGGTGTTCAAGATCAGCGTCAATGCCGCTGACGGTAGCGTGACCCTGGTGCAGTACAAGGCCATCGTCCACGACGATACCAGCAGCCATGACGAGCTGGCGCTGCTCAAGGATGGCGTGCTGAAACTGAACGTGACGGTCTACGACAAGGACGGCGACCCGCAGAGCGCCAGCCTGGATCTGGGCAAGGTGGTCGGCTTCGAGGACGACGGCCCGAAAATCACCAAGTTCGAGCTGCAGCACGGCACCAAGCTGTACGTCGACGAATCGGTGGGCAGCACAGGTTCCAGCCAGAACGAGAATGGCTATGTCGCGCCGAACGATGAGCAAGGCCATGGTGATGTGCTCGGCTATGCCAGCATCGACGGCAAGGATCTGTTCAAGCTCACGGTGGATGCCGGTTCGGATGGCCAAGACACGTCGCGTACCCGTTTCGAGTTGAATCTGAGCCAGGACGGCGTCGACTCTGGGCTGGATGCTACAGCCGGCGGTGATATTCGCCTGTACAAGGATGCCGACGGCAACGTGCTGGGTGTGGCCAACGGCGTCACGGTATTCAAGGTCAGCGTCAATGCCGGCAGTGGCAATGTGACCCTCGTGCAATACGAGGCCATCGCCCATGGCAATACCAGCAATCATGACGAGCTGGCGTTGATTCGCGCCGGTGTGCTGAAGCTCGGCGTGACCGTCTATGACAAGGATGGCGACTCTCACAGTGCCAGTCTGGATCTGGGCAAGGTAGTCGGCTTCGAGGACGATGGTCCCTCCGCAGGCATCACCAATGCCGCCTACGCGCTGGACGATGAAGGCCTGCCCAATGGCATCAATGGTGGTGAGGGCGACGTGACAGGGGCGAACACCACGGTCTCCGGCACGCTGGTATTCGACGCCGGCTCCGATGGTCTGCGTGGCATCTCCCTGTCCGGGCCGAGCGTATTGGGCACCGAGAACGTCACCTCGACCTGGAACGCCGACAGCAAAACGCTGACCATCAGCAGTGCCGCGCGCGGCACGCTGGTGACCGTGGTGTTGACCGATCCGGCGCTCGGCAAGTACGAGCTGGAGTTGCATCAACCCCTGATGCATCCGGCTGGCCAGGACGAAAACGACATCAAACTGCAGATCGGCTACACCGTGACCGACGGTGATGGTGATACCGCCGTGGGCAAGCTGGTGGTCACCGTCGACGATGACACCCCGACCATCCAGGCCATGCAGCCGGGCTTCGAGTCGCAGGCCACCTTCCTCGGCAGCGATGCCGGCTATCACAACAGCTACGGTTATTACTCGCGAGATGCCGAGGGCAATCCATCGGTGGGCAAGGTGATCTGGGCTGATGTGAAGGCGCAGGCGACAGGAGTCACCTTCGATCTGGATGGGCTCGACCCGAGTGAGGTTGGTTTCTTCATCATCCCCAATGGCGCCGCCAATGTTGGTTTGAGCAATGGCGCCGAGCTGACCTTCCAGCAGGACGCTGATGGTAACTGGCAGGCCTTGCTGGGTGGGGTGCCACTGACCGGTGCTGGCGGTGCCAACGTGCTGTTCGACCGTGCCGAGTTCAACCCGGGCGGCTCGCACCTGCAGGATAACGCCGAACCGGGCAACCAGAACTGGGAGGACCTCACTGACGCTCCCGACTACGACTACAACGACGTCAACACCAACGTTACCTGGGGCATGCCGCTGCAGGTGGACGAGACTTATCTGGGTACGCCGGATGCGACGGTCAGCCGTAACTTCAGCTCGGCCTTCAACGCCGAGTATGGTGCCGACGGCCCTGGTTCGCTGGCCTACGCGCTGGTGATCAAATCGCCGGATTCCGGGCTGGTCGATACCGAGAGCGATGAAGCGGTCAAGCTGGTGTTCAACGGCTCGGTGCTCGAAGGTCGCACCGAAACCGGTAACGAGCTGGTCTTCACCCTGAGCGTCGACGCCGCAGGACTGGTGACCCTGACGCAACTGAGGGCCGTGGTTCATCCCACTGCCCAGCCTGATGAACTGCATCTGCTGGGCAGTGACAAGATCGGACTGCAGGCCACCATTACCGATGCCGACGGTGATCAGGCCTCGGCCAGCATCGACCTGGGCCAGGTGCTGGGCTTCCGTGATGACGCACCCATGGCGGTCAATGATGAAATTGCCGGTGAGGTCTCACGTACGGCAGTCGATCAGGTTGTCGGCAACATCAACGACCTCACCGGTAACGACAGCTTTGGCAACGATGGCAGGGCTAGCGTCTCGCCGGTGCAGATCATCGGCCAGGGCAGCCAGGGCGGTACGCTGGTCATCGATACCAGCGGCAATCTGGTCTACAGCGCTGGCAGTGGGGCCAGCGCCGGTACGGAGGTGTTCACCTATCAGATCACCGACGGCGATGGCGACGTTTCCACGGCCACTGTGACCCTCTCGCTCGGTGGCAACGACCCGGTCGGTGGTCAGGCTTCCGGCAGCGTCGACGAGGATGGCTTGACCCATGGGCTGGCCGGAGGCCCCAACGACCTGGCTGGCGAAGCCACCACGGCCAGTGGGGCGCTCGGTTATCAGGTGGACAGCTTCGGTGGTTTCGCCTGGGATGCCAGTGGTCTTGGCAGCCTGTCTTCAGGCGGTTCGGCGCTCAACTATCAGCTCAGTGCAGATGGCAAGACGCTGAGTGCGTTCGATGCCGGTGGCAATCCGGTCTTCACCCTTAGCCTGACCAACTCGGAGACCGGGCAATACAGCTTCAAGCTGTTCAAGCCGCTCGATCATCCGGCGCCGGACGTCGATGGTACGGCAGACGAGAACGACCTGAACCTGGCCTTCTCCTACAAGGTCTGGGACTCCTCTGCGCCTTCGGCTCCGGCCACGGGTAGCCTGACGATCACGGTGGATGACGACTCGCCGGCCACGCCCGACGACATCGCCAAGTCTGCCAGCGAGCCGCAAGGCATCCAGACCAACCTGATGGTAGTGCTGGATCTGTCCGGCAGCATGGACGAAGCGCCGTCGGGTGTCAGCGGGTTCAGCAGCAAGCTGGCGCTGGCCAAGGATGCCGTGCAGCGTCTGATCGACAGCTACGACAACCTCGGTGACGTGATGGTGCGCATCGTGACCTTCGCCAACAGCGCGAGTGCTGTGGGCAATGTCTGGATGAGCGCCGTCGATGCCAAGGCCTGGCTCACCGACCTGGCCAACAACGCCGGCAACGGTTCGACCAACTATGACGATGCGCTGATCAAGGCGATGAATGCCTACGATTCGTCCGGCAAGCTCACCGGCGCAGGGGTACAGAACGTTTCCTACTTCCTCTCCGACGGCCAGCCGACGCTGTCCAACGCCAACCCAGGTAGTAACAACAGTGGCAGCCAGTACAACCCGGAACTGGGCGATGGCATCGGCGCCAGCGAGGAGGCGGACTGGATCGCCTTCCTCACGGCCAAGGACATCAAGTCCTATGCGCTGGGTATGGGGCTGGGCAGCGACCTCGACAAGACCCTGCTCAACCCCATCGCCTATGACGGCCAGACGGGCGTCAACACCGATGGCATCCTGGTCTCCAACCTCAACCAGCTCAACGACACTCTGCAGGGTACGGTGACGGGTACGGTGATCTCCGGCAACCTGATCAGCGAAGGCAGCAATGGTTTCGGTGCCGATGGCCCGGGTCTGCAGCCGATTGCTGCGATCACCCACAACGGTGTCACGTATACCAGCGAGTCGGCTGCCTACGATCCCGCGAGCCATACGCTGACCTTCACCACCGCGGGTGGCGGCTCGTTCAGTGTCAACCTGGTCACCGGGGCTTACACCTACAACTTCAACGACGATGTCGCCGAGGATGTGACGGATACCATCCGCTACACCCTGATCGATCGCGATGGCGATGCGGTGTCTGCCGACCTGAAGCTGACCATCACCGACAGCAGCGAGGTCTATGCCTACGACAACTACAACCAGGCCATCGTCGGGCAGAAATGGGTCACGCCCGACCCGGTAACCAAGGTGCTGGCGGACTTTTCCAGTACCAGCAATCAGGCCTCGTCCGGGCCCAACTACAACCCCTGGATATTCGATACCACCGACAACGGCAACGTGAGTGGCAATGAAACCACGGTGATCACGCAGGCCGATGTCATGGCCGTGGCAGGCAGCAAATGGGGCGTTACCGCTGTCAATTCCTCTAATGGCGTCAGCGTGCAGGGTAATGCCTTGCAGCTCGTCGACAGTGATCGTAGCGCCGGTGTCAGCACCAAGGCTGCAACACCGACCTTCGAGGTGGCCGAGGGCAACACGGCCAAGGTCTCCTTCGACTTGGGCAGCATCAGCAACTTCAGCAGCAGCGGCTCGGGAGACCAGTTCACCTGGACGTTGTACAAGCAGAACGGCAGTGCCTGGACGCTGGTGCAGAGCGGCACCCATGCATCCAGTAACTCGACTACCGTCACCAGCAACAGCGTGGGCGAGGGTACTTATCGTCTCTACTT
Proteins encoded in this window:
- a CDS encoding retention module-containing protein, which codes for MATLIGVVSQVVGEVFAVASDGSRRPISEGDRVYAGEQLVTGASGAVAIAMTNGQQLTLGRDSSMTLDAQMLAYRGESQPPVAETPPATPSDADLTDVERLQAAIEAGVDPTLEGEATAAGPGAGAGGAGGVGGGHSFVLLDEVGGALDPVIGFPTEGLPGGPEFPEGEPIAADDAVPAVDGIPTGGTASNAVDEDGLPDGIVGGVNDLDGEATLVTGVLGYSFGPDGPGTFTWSTAGLADLGISSGGVPLTYQVSADGLLLTAFAGESVVFEVLVTDLLTGAYQFELFAPLDHAAPPLGESDENDILYLFNYTITDGNGTPASGSLSILIDDDSPELVEGERPVVGGLVHEDALTDIGNAEPGNLPAQTHQLIGDPGALDALVNFGADGRGGFQLSTDPEALSDLQALALTSGKEPLVYSVEVSDDGSTSTLIATAGGVPVFTLVVTSDGGYVFTLSGPIDHPRKDGDDSELLGDKDLALDFSKLLIATDYDGDAVPGGFNPGSFVIDVEDDVPVLVEDGVKHCLTITYQGGDASYLNSYGYYIKGPDGEPISGQIIWGDTSGLAEGDSITLHGLDPSQVGFFIIPNGGLNGAASNTEVTFQIVDGQWKAFIGDTPIDGAGGAHVLFSDPTLNPGGKSHVDDNTAPGNQNWEDVNDGNSDNDYNDVNIQVAWTTKAPVGGTVHEDQLETPYPGNPEAGQRLVISTEGGAGSLMALVSFGADGPGVFGLVSSDTVAEVLGAQGLTSGGQPLLYSITTTTDLDGNLLSTTLTATAAAEVGGYSVFTLVINADGSFSFELQGPIDHPRDDGDDNELWSSEGGIGLDFTQLFTATDGDGDPLQLPEGAKGLFVINIQDDVPLPAQPNPQQPVVGGLVHEDALGTGNAEPGSEPEQTLTVEGGIGTLDVLVNFGADGRGGFHLSQEPSALSGLQALGLSSGGVALFYVVSTDGTTLTATAGNGGSEVFSLVVNSDGSYLFTLKGALDHEEEDGVDSETLGDNSLALDFSGLLIATDRDGDPIADGFASGSFVIDVEDDVPTLKPVDPQQPALGGTVHEDLLTSPNSGNPDGGTQTLVVSTEGGAGTLASLVSFGADGPGAFGLVNSGDATALLDAQGLTSGGESLLYDVVETRVDGKLVSTTLTAVSADSLGNYSVFTLTVNADGSFHFELQGPIDHPEQSDNDSELWSSDGVFGIDFTQLFTATDGDGDPLQLPEGTSGLFVINIEDDVPELVVSEPDYCLTLTYKGGDAAMFNSYGYYIKNADGTPASGEIIWSNTRFLGVGTTTTLEGLNPDSVGFFIIPNGAFNGVSNGTEVTFQLVDGQWQAFVGGSALNGAGGAQVVFDNPALNPNGKSHVEDNAAPGNQNWEDINSASASDNDYNDVNIQATWTVKTPAPVGGTVHEDKLTDPHQGNPDGPGQTLVISTATGAASLLSLVAFGADGPGDFSLVEEGSAAELLNAQGLTSGGEPLDYKVTQELDDDGNLVSTTLIATGTAAGGYPVFTLVVEANGDFTFSLQGPIDHPLKNGDDNELWSSDGAFGIDFTQLLAITDGDGDPLQMPQGAGGLFVINIEDDVPTLSLGVNKQALVQLEVALDETRGNHDRYATNDNQSQGYVNDDNGALAKVTTELAGGLTSLFTIGGAAGADGEASLSGTLSFSGVPPQGLTTTLSATNGGAIRLFVDPANSQVVRGVDATGDTVFTIAIVTVDGQPQLQTTLFEAIRHPDNDQRFDEAVDLLIKHQGSLQLQYQVTRVDGDGDAVTRTAKVELAGGNSSYFSFQDDGPKIIKFELGHSVKLYVDESVGKGGSSQNEPGQAAPNDEQGHGNVLGYARINGEKLFKLIADGGSDGLDSGRTRFSLTLASNGVDSGLNATAGGDILLYKEADGSILGKANGVTVFKISVNAADGSVTLVQYKAIVHDDTSSHDELALLKDGVLKLNVTVYDKDGDPQSASLDLGKVVGFEDDGPKITKFELQHGTKLYVDESVGSTGSSQNENGYVAPNDEQGHGDVLGYASIDGKDLFKLTVDAGSDGQDTSRTRFELNLSQDGVDSGLDATAGGDIRLYKDADGNVLGVANGVTVFKVSVNAGSGNVTLVQYEAIAHGNTSNHDELALIRAGVLKLGVTVYDKDGDSHSASLDLGKVVGFEDDGPSAGITNAAYALDDEGLPNGINGGEGDVTGANTTVSGTLVFDAGSDGLRGISLSGPSVLGTENVTSTWNADSKTLTISSAARGTLVTVVLTDPALGKYELELHQPLMHPAGQDENDIKLQIGYTVTDGDGDTAVGKLVVTVDDDTPTIQAMQPGFESQATFLGSDAGYHNSYGYYSRDAEGNPSVGKVIWADVKAQATGVTFDLDGLDPSEVGFFIIPNGAANVGLSNGAELTFQQDADGNWQALLGGVPLTGAGGANVLFDRAEFNPGGSHLQDNAEPGNQNWEDLTDAPDYDYNDVNTNVTWGMPLQVDETYLGTPDATVSRNFSSAFNAEYGADGPGSLAYALVIKSPDSGLVDTESDEAVKLVFNGSVLEGRTETGNELVFTLSVDAAGLVTLTQLRAVVHPTAQPDELHLLGSDKIGLQATITDADGDQASASIDLGQVLGFRDDAPMAVNDEIAGEVSRTAVDQVVGNINDLTGNDSFGNDGRASVSPVQIIGQGSQGGTLVIDTSGNLVYSAGSGASAGTEVFTYQITDGDGDVSTATVTLSLGGNDPVGGQASGSVDEDGLTHGLAGGPNDLAGEATTASGALGYQVDSFGGFAWDASGLGSLSSGGSALNYQLSADGKTLSAFDAGGNPVFTLSLTNSETGQYSFKLFKPLDHPAPDVDGTADENDLNLAFSYKVWDSSAPSAPATGSLTITVDDDSPATPDDIAKSASEPQGIQTNLMVVLDLSGSMDEAPSGVSGFSSKLALAKDAVQRLIDSYDNLGDVMVRIVTFANSASAVGNVWMSAVDAKAWLTDLANNAGNGSTNYDDALIKAMNAYDSSGKLTGAGVQNVSYFLSDGQPTLSNANPGSNNSGSQYNPELGDGIGASEEADWIAFLTAKDIKSYALGMGLGSDLDKTLLNPIAYDGQTGVNTDGILVSNLNQLNDTLQGTVTGTVISGNLISEGSNGFGADGPGLQPIAAITHNGVTYTSESAAYDPASHTLTFTTAGGGSFSVNLVTGAYTYNFNDDVAEDVTDTIRYTLIDRDGDAVSADLKLTITDSSEVYAYDNYNQAIVGQKWVTPDPVTKVLADFSSTSNQASSGPNYNPWIFDTTDNGNVSGNETTVITQADVMAVAGSKWGVTAVNSSNGVSVQGNALQLVDSDRSAGVSTKAATPTFEVAEGNTAKVSFDLGSISNFSSSGSGDQFTWTLYKQNGSAWTLVQSGTHASSNSTTVTSNSVGEGTYRLYFEVNDRTNNSSSFRVRVDNITLITVAAAMLVDTATAVAGNVLTDANNYLYSDHPWGAVDSKGSEGATLSVLDNGSFVAVSTSKTIDGQWGSLLLHSDGFYTYTPDPDYANLGKEDVFTYQLTQPDGDVSTARLVVGIGSSVAVQPNVVMGHEALNDTLLGSEGSDVLLGLGGNDTLHGLGGNDRLEGGDGNDTLIGGKGNDILIGGAGNDTFVWNADDRGGNYHDIVKDFGNGADKLDLSQLLVGVSDPASADVLTQYLSFDFVSDPGSTVINIASAGGGAPVDQTITLENTILSGGNTADIIQGMLDQNQLVA